The genomic window ATCGGTCGGTCTAATCCAATTCCaacaacactatgttgaagtgcAATGGCTTTGCTGATTTCATTATACATGCTTTACATATAATGCAAATAATTTTTTAGTAGATCAAACTGTACCAGAAATTATCACTCGTcaataaaattcttaaattatttaaacgTGATTAGTAAAGtaacatataatttattttaaaatataaaatatatatcctaaaattaaaattctattattattgcataaaataacttttaaaacttAAATCAAGATGGAAAATGTTTGAAAAGTCATAGGTGAATAGATTTGAGTGTAATTATTTGACCTACATAATTACTCAAATTTAGACATGTTCATGGGTTAAGTTATCCACTCAGGCCTAAAGGTCCATCCGAAATATGAGAGGATTTGGGCAAAATTATTAAGTTCCAAAAATAGACTTGGGCAAAAAAAAAAGACACGTTTAAAATATAGATTGAACTTagggcttgagcaaaattttaggcttATTTTTTGGGTCAAACTAAACTTCAGCAAACATAAAGTATATCAATATAATGTCTAGATCTGACTTGATCCATGAATACCTCTACTCAAATTCGAACACTTTTCCTAGATTGGAGAATGTAATTAAAGTGTTCCAAGTATACTCGATACAATGGAACCTACTAATTACAATAGTTATATCTTTTGTTGGCATAATGACTTGTTTGACTTTCTAAGTTTACAAAAAAACATCATTTTAGCCATTCATTAATTTTTCGCTTTTTTTGGCCcttaaacttgaatttttttatcaaatcacttcaaaatagatggaaaagttaacatttgttaattttgctgaCGTTACATAAACGTGAATTGCTGcttagcatttaattaatttttttaaaatttaaaaagttcaaaacaaaaataaaaactatttctaaaagttaaaaaatactaaaaaaatatatttttaatttttttaaatttgaaaaattaattaaatgttaatgtgaCAATCCACATATATGTCGCATTAGTAAAGTTAACAAAAAATCATtatgattttttcttttcttcaacatAATTACCCAAATATGtgacatatatataattataataaattatattaaaattaatttattaagtaCGTTTATAAACACGTAGTTGGTAAAAGATTAGAGAGTAGATAGTATTTTTGGGTGTTGGGATAAATAATATTAATGAGTCATCCGTAGGTACAAGTTTCAGACAGCAGTAGCCTAATTCAAtaaacctcttttttttttataaatatgactGCATTTTGCATGTAATAAACAAATATCTACGTGAGAAGAAAATATCTGTGTCCGAGCAAATAATTTAGATGATCCCAAAATTGAAACGTGAACaataaagaaatatattttgGGCCTTCTATGACATGATCTTCCCCACTTTTAGGTCTAAATTCGTTCCACTAGGAAATGGTGAGCCTAAAAGTTTAGTCCAAAAAAACCCATTCATTGGTTATAATTTTAATGGAAATAGATGACTGTAGAGGATACCCATCAATTGAGTACATTTATAATTGCAGGTCCATTTTGAACTTTCTTCACGTATTGAGTTTAATGTACATTAAATAGATAAAATGTGGATGCAAATTGGAACGCTGGGAATAGAGGCAAtcggaagaaaaaaagaaatactaACGAAAGAAATGGGGAAGTTCTAAAACATTGAAATAATTTTTGGCTTTCACAAGTTCTCTCACTTGGACCATCTTTACCAATTACGGATAGAGCTAGCTATTAGACAGTCACACAATCTCTCTTTATCATTTTCATGAATCATGATTATACAACGAggaatatatgcatatatatttttaaagaggAATAGATGGATCTCTTACTCTTCCTTGCCTAGTAAGAAAGAATCTACCACTGGAAAAGGATCTCTTCATTGCAGCAGGGTTGATTACAAGGTGCAACACACTCATTCTATTGCTAACCTTACTGCCTTCTGCTGATTGTTTTGATGATCCAGCCATACCTAATGAGAAATGGTACCCTTCACCTCTGCTGTGATCTCCCTCTTGATTCCTATGCAAAATGTCGGCAACTGAAAGTTGGGGTTGACAGAAATGATCCATCGACACTGATCTTCTCATTTGTTGATAACCTTCTTCTCTGATATGAATCACCGCATCTCCTCCTTGCATGTTCCCTAGATCACTCAAAGTACGACATGGAATCTTTGGAATGAAAACCCTTTCTGAAAGTCTTTCATCAGCTGGATTTTCATTTCTGGATGGTTGCCTATCCTGCAAGGATTCATTGACTGAAGGAGTTTCTGTCCGTACTGGAGGTGGCAATGGAGGTGTTGGTGAAGCAGTAATAAAGATTATATTAGCACGACACAAAGGGCAATTTGAGTGAGACCTAAGCCAGGTATCAATGCAGTGGACATGGAATGCATGACTACATTTAGGCAACAGCCTCAAACTCTCGTCTTCTTGGAACTCGTTGAGGCAGACTGAACAATCCGTTCCTTCCATCAAGCCATCGCCCTTTCTGTATTTGAAAATCGCAATGGACTTGATCAAAGCCTCGTCCAGTCCGGCAGTTGAAGTCTGCCATGGCTCATGCATATATGGGTTGTGATTGTGTTCCATTACTTCATCAGTTTCATGATTCTCTCTTCTACTAGAGGAGTCCGAGTTCCCACAATATTTAGATATTATTGTGTAGTAACTTACTAGAAGAAAAGCACTGGCCAGAATACCAATGATCGCAATCACAAGAGGGGAGAAATTCGGGCCTGAAGTATTAACCGCGAATTCTATTGGAGGTGGTGGAGGGTAAATGATGTAGCACCATTGTGGACAATACAAGCTACAAAAACCTTGAGAACAGTCTTTGGTGGTCATGTACGGCACCCAGGTTTTTGTATTACCAGCAGACCCCATAGCAAGTCGATAAAAACTCTTAAAACAATTTAACTTACTATCACTTCCGACATAATCTCTCTTCCTATGTAGGAATAGCCCTTTAGACACTAGAGAAATAATAAAGATCAAAAGGAGTACCTTACGAATACTGCAAACAGGATGGCATGATTAAGCATATAGCAAGAACCTAAAGAGCAAAATTATAATGCACTGCAATTGAACAATACATATGCAAAAGGACAGTGTAAGCCTGAGAAGCGAATTTGTTGAAGAGACAAAGAAGAGGTGGGAAAGTAGGCTAAGCCCAAAGAGGGATTACATGGAAAGCAAAGCAAAGACAGGAAAGAAACAAGAGAGGTACTAATgggtttctctttcttttcttttttttctttctcttctttttctttagcTATCTTTTTGTATGCGAGGATAATGATATGTTGACTAGGTGCTAGGGGGTGATGTAATGATGTTGGTTGGGaattcaaaaaataatcaatGCTTTAATTATTGTCTATGACAGTAGCAGTTGAAGTGAATAATATAGCATATGTGTAATCTTCGAAAATAGGTGGAACTGTGGAAGATAGTGATGATTTTCTTCTACTCCCTAATCTAACCCTAATTTGGACAAAGGTTAATGTAACCCTAAGTCTTAAATTCTGGAATGAACCGTCAGATTAGGTATACGGTAAACCAGATAAGTTCAAGCTTGCATTTTGTAGTCTTTCTTTGCATTTTCTGAACCTCATGGCATGATTTAATATCCCTTTCATTGTTTCATTATAATGAAAAAGGGCAGAGCAAAAAAAAAGGTAGGAATATTTCTTGAGACACTAGACAAAATTATCCCCAGCAATATAAAACTCAATATGCTCCATTGTGACTTATAAATTCATCAAATTGTAGCTGTGGGGCCTAAGAAAATTGTATGAAATTTCGAGTTGAAATAAGCATATATTCCCCCACAGTACCACTCTCTTTTCCTTGCCATTGAAGCAAAGGGACTTTGATTTCCTTACTATAATATTAAGTGCAAGTAAAAGAAATCAGGAACTTCAGCAACACCAAGAATGTTGACACAAACAACTATTTCCAGGCACATTCTTAGACATGAAATGACTTTCTTTACAAGTTAAAGTTGTTGTTCAACctaaaagaaaatgaatgaagTAGGCAGGTTTTTTAGTCAATAAAGAAGCTTTGTTTTAGTCCAAGTGTGGTGACCAAGAAACCCTTTTCTCTCTACCCCCTTAGTGTTAGTTtaacttttctcttcttttcatttgtaactttttttagtgCTCTGTGTCAAGAGTCACTCTCGTTGAGAAAATAAGACAATGGGTCACTGTTCTTAAGAGTATGTGTTGCCCCCTTTGAAGGCCATTACACACCCACTGTGCAAAAAATTCCACTAATTTGCTCGAATCATTTTAATGGAACCTAAGAAAAGAAAGTTGACAAAACAGAGATATGAGATGGTCTATACTGGAATATCTGCAAAGTGCTAACTGAAGCCACTATGTCTCAGCCTGTCAAAGATTATTATTAGTCTGTAAAACCACCCAGCAAaggatttaaaataattaatatatagcATAAGATTCCGATTAACAAGGGGGAGAACAAGTACTTAAATTAATCATATGGCATCAGCAAAATTTGAAAAGCATAATATCAGTATGTGTTAAAATTATTCTGATTCTCTTAATTGTAATTAAGGTTGAGcaagaaaattttgagaaacCGAAGTATTAAGTGCATTCCTGATAAGATTTGTAGCCAAAAGCAATGAGTGCAAGTACTGAGAAACTCTAGCACTAATGAATTGGCTGATGGCTCACTAATATTctacaaaattataaatcaagTCAAGGGGGAAAATAAGAAAGAAGGCCTAATTCAACATTCAATGGCCGTCTGGTACATCACTTTGCAGCGATGAATTTATGGTCACTGGTAATGTAAGGTTTCACTACCGGAGACAATAGAAACTGagcctaaaaataaagagaattaaaCGATGATATGATGGCGTCTGCTTTTACAGATCATTCCCATTTCCTGACCTCCACACACTTTGTTAACATCATCTCTCATCTCTTTCCAATTTCTCATATTCTTCGGGAGCTGATATACACGCCTGATTAACACCGAGCTAGAGAACCTCGAATTAAATTACTAGATAGCTTCAATAACCTCCAAACTATCCATATGCATAACACTCTATCACAATGCTTTCCTTGCAGTATTGACAGACCATCTAAAACAACCCATAATTCAGCATAAAATATTAAGCATTTCCCCATCCGTAAGTTAAAACCAAGAATCCATTCCCCCTGTTCATCTCTCAAGACTCCTTGTAACAACAtatcttgattctaccttaatcAAACCATCAATTCTTATTCGCACCCAATTATCCATCCAGTTGTACATCCCTAGAGAAAAAATTTGTGATGCGAATGGCCAAAATTGCTTTTGACAGTGAGGAATGGTTGCACTTGTTTACCAAAAGTctctttgttttagtttaattggttgtaattttgttcttttgaaccaaaaaaaaaatactcatctCTTTTAAGCTTCAAAAT from Gossypium hirsutum isolate 1008001.06 chromosome D12, Gossypium_hirsutum_v2.1, whole genome shotgun sequence includes these protein-coding regions:
- the LOC107946836 gene encoding E3 ubiquitin-protein ligase Os04g0590900 → MGSAGNTKTWVPYMTTKDCSQGFCSLYCPQWCYIIYPPPPPIEFAVNTSGPNFSPLVIAIIGILASAFLLVSYYTIISKYCGNSDSSSRRENHETDEVMEHNHNPYMHEPWQTSTAGLDEALIKSIAIFKYRKGDGLMEGTDCSVCLNEFQEDESLRLLPKCSHAFHVHCIDTWLRSHSNCPLCRANIIFITASPTPPLPPPVRTETPSVNESLQDRQPSRNENPADERLSERVFIPKIPCRTLSDLGNMQGGDAVIHIREEGYQQMRRSVSMDHFCQPQLSVADILHRNQEGDHSRGEGYHFSLGMAGSSKQSAEGSKVSNRMSVLHLVINPAAMKRSFSSGRFFLTRQGRVRDPSIPL